One Tunturibacter gelidoferens genomic region harbors:
- a CDS encoding arginine repressor, with protein MKQQRHAVIRELLVKTAVTSQDELRRKLAGRGFHVTQATLSRDIHELRLNKGPNGYSLPNGNDSDEDALPGIREVLESFGLEVRQAINLLVLVTTTGSAQPIAAGIDYEDWPEVVGTIAGDDTVLIICPDEKQANLLKTRIEGYLG; from the coding sequence ATGAAACAACAGCGTCACGCCGTAATTCGAGAGTTGCTGGTAAAGACCGCGGTCACCAGCCAGGACGAGCTACGTCGAAAACTAGCCGGACGCGGATTTCATGTCACTCAAGCAACATTATCGCGCGATATCCATGAATTGAGATTAAATAAAGGACCGAACGGCTACTCTCTTCCCAACGGAAACGACTCCGACGAAGATGCACTCCCCGGCATCCGCGAGGTTCTCGAAAGCTTCGGCCTCGAGGTGCGCCAGGCCATCAACCTCCTCGTCCTCGTCACCACCACCGGAAGCGCTCAACCCATCGCCGCCGGCATCGACTATGAGGACTGGCCCGAGGTCGTAGGAACCATCGCAGGCGACGACACCGTCCTCATCATCTGCCCGGACGAAAAACAAGCAAACCTGTTAAAGACACGAATCGAAGGCTACCTTGGCTAA
- the argC gene encoding N-acetyl-gamma-glutamyl-phosphate reductase, with product MTDLLEQPAARTTAPRTAIAGIGGYAGGELARLLLHHPRLRGTAPTFLGRAGEPESTTPHSLEDIHPQLAVAGKDHAHEILPFSWDRIVDSGTEVLLLATPHEQSREWVPQAIERGIKVIDLSGAWRLQHHANRDIYKLKDTNADHAAQLQSEAVYGCPELHRDEIRKARLVANPGCYATSIILALAPLVQAGLVDLDHGIICDAKSGVSGAGKAPTSKTHFMYAADNLSAYNVFGHRHTGELLEQLHITSDQIQFTPHLLPIPRGILSTIYLRLKTKTEAAAISTVLQNFYQHSPLVRLRTTPHLPEIQHIVRTNFCDLGFALAPDGKRLIMVSCLDNLLKGASGQAVQNLNLICGWNEEEGLL from the coding sequence ATCACCGACCTCCTCGAACAACCCGCCGCCCGCACCACCGCGCCCCGCACTGCCATCGCCGGCATCGGCGGCTATGCAGGCGGCGAGCTCGCGCGCCTGCTCCTGCATCATCCCAGACTCCGCGGAACCGCACCCACGTTCCTCGGCCGCGCCGGCGAACCGGAGTCCACCACCCCGCACTCCCTCGAAGACATCCATCCCCAGCTTGCTGTCGCGGGCAAAGATCACGCCCACGAGATCCTCCCCTTCTCATGGGACCGCATCGTCGACTCCGGAACCGAAGTCCTCCTCCTCGCCACACCACACGAGCAGTCCCGTGAGTGGGTTCCCCAAGCCATCGAACGCGGCATCAAGGTCATCGACCTCAGCGGCGCATGGCGGCTCCAACACCACGCCAACCGCGACATCTACAAGCTGAAGGACACCAACGCCGATCACGCCGCACAGCTTCAATCAGAAGCCGTCTATGGCTGCCCCGAGCTGCATCGCGACGAGATTCGCAAAGCCCGTCTAGTCGCCAACCCCGGTTGCTACGCCACCTCGATCATCCTCGCCCTCGCGCCGCTCGTACAGGCTGGCCTCGTCGACCTCGACCACGGCATCATCTGCGACGCCAAATCGGGAGTCAGCGGCGCAGGCAAAGCACCCACATCCAAAACCCACTTCATGTACGCAGCCGACAATCTCTCCGCATACAACGTCTTCGGCCACCGCCATACGGGCGAGCTGCTCGAGCAGCTTCACATCACCTCGGATCAAATCCAGTTCACCCCGCATCTACTCCCCATACCACGCGGGATCCTGTCCACGATCTACCTTCGCCTCAAAACCAAAACCGAAGCCGCTGCCATCAGCACCGTGCTCCAGAACTTCTATCAACACAGCCCGCTGGTCCGGCTTCGCACCACGCCGCACCTGCCAGAGATACAACACATCGTTCGCACCAACTTCTGCGACCTCGGCTTTGCGCTCGCTCCCGACGGAAAGCGTCTCATCATGGTCTCCTGCCTCGACAATCTTCTCAAGGGAGCCTCCGGCCAGGCCGTTCAAAACCTCAACCTGATCTGCGGATGGAACGAAGAGGAGGGCTTGCTGTGA
- a CDS encoding aspartate aminotransferase family protein, which translates to MNATPNLQSIQAAEKKLLLNTYERNPILFVSGEGVHLRDENGNDYLDLLSGIGVCGLGYNHPAIEEAIAHQSKRLIHTSNLFFHQHTAELALHLTEISGLDRAFFTNSGTEAWEAALKLARAHSGLLRSKGRTIGTKFLALDHSFHGRTMGSVATTAKDKYREPFMPVMPGVDFVRFNDVADLRAKFSSEICAICIEPIQGEGGIHPVSQEFFAAARELCDSTGALLIADEIQSGMGRTGRWFAYQHYNILPDVTTLAKPIANGIPMGAMLCTNAAAEAITPGMHGTTFGGNPLACAVAIAVIDTIKRDNLLAHINEVGAYFHDQLTQLAKRHDCITDVRGKGLMLGIEINSADLAQRVAAQMLERRIIINRTSETVLRLLPPFLLERQHVDTAIKAFDEIFTAALAGAVPAGDKANG; encoded by the coding sequence ATGAACGCAACACCCAACTTGCAATCCATCCAGGCAGCAGAAAAGAAACTGCTCCTCAACACCTACGAGCGCAACCCCATCCTCTTCGTCAGCGGCGAGGGCGTTCACCTGCGCGACGAGAACGGCAACGACTACCTCGACCTCCTCAGCGGCATCGGCGTCTGCGGGCTAGGCTACAACCACCCCGCCATCGAAGAGGCCATCGCGCACCAGTCGAAGCGCCTCATCCACACCTCAAACCTCTTCTTCCACCAGCACACCGCCGAACTCGCCCTTCACCTCACCGAGATCTCCGGCCTCGACCGCGCCTTCTTCACCAACAGCGGCACCGAAGCCTGGGAGGCCGCCCTCAAGCTGGCCCGCGCCCACTCCGGTCTCCTCCGCTCGAAGGGCCGCACCATCGGCACAAAGTTCCTAGCCCTCGACCACAGCTTCCACGGCCGCACCATGGGCTCCGTCGCGACCACCGCTAAGGACAAGTACCGCGAGCCCTTCATGCCCGTCATGCCCGGCGTCGACTTCGTCCGCTTCAACGACGTAGCCGACCTCCGCGCAAAGTTCTCCTCCGAAATATGCGCCATCTGCATCGAACCCATCCAGGGCGAAGGCGGAATCCATCCCGTCTCGCAGGAGTTCTTCGCAGCCGCACGCGAACTCTGCGACTCCACCGGCGCCCTCCTCATCGCCGACGAGATTCAGTCCGGCATGGGCCGCACCGGAAGATGGTTCGCCTACCAGCACTACAACATCCTCCCTGACGTAACCACCCTCGCCAAGCCCATCGCCAACGGCATCCCCATGGGCGCGATGCTCTGCACCAACGCCGCCGCCGAGGCCATCACCCCCGGCATGCACGGCACCACCTTCGGCGGCAATCCACTCGCATGCGCCGTAGCCATCGCTGTCATCGACACCATCAAACGCGACAACCTTCTCGCCCACATCAACGAAGTAGGCGCATACTTCCACGATCAACTCACGCAACTAGCCAAGCGCCACGACTGCATCACGGACGTTCGCGGTAAAGGCCTCATGCTCGGCATCGAAATCAACTCCGCCGACCTTGCCCAGCGCGTCGCCGCACAGATGCTAGAGCGCCGCATCATCATCAACCGCACCAGCGAGACAGTCCTCCGGCTCCTCCCGCCCTTCCTTCTGGAGCGTCAACACGTCGACACCGCCATCAAAGCCTTCGACGAGATCTTCACTGCAGCACTGGCCGGAGCAGTTCCGGCAGGAGACAAAGCCAATGGGTAG
- the argB gene encoding acetylglutamate kinase — protein MRFVVKLGGAALEDKKILHACGKAIADLVADGNQVAVVHGGGVQLTRTLALMGKKSEFISGLRITDAETRDAALMVLAGRVNKSLVAAIGSHGQSAVGLSGGDGHVFRARKKKTNPDLGFVGEIAAMDPKWLEAIWAMGAVPVISSIALGFDGEYYNINADEMAAACAIGTKADTLVFLTDVPGVKGADGNVMRWLTLAQIPAMEQAQVVSGGMLPKLNACRDALTHGVKRVRILPAEAASLLPDLVSTRVNDGTEVMVA, from the coding sequence GTGAGATTTGTGGTCAAACTAGGCGGTGCCGCTCTCGAGGACAAGAAGATCCTCCACGCCTGCGGCAAAGCCATCGCCGACCTCGTCGCAGACGGAAACCAGGTCGCCGTCGTCCACGGTGGGGGCGTTCAGTTAACCCGCACCCTTGCCCTCATGGGCAAAAAGAGCGAGTTCATCTCCGGCCTCCGCATCACCGATGCCGAAACCCGTGACGCCGCACTCATGGTCCTCGCCGGCCGCGTCAACAAATCGCTCGTCGCCGCCATCGGCTCGCACGGCCAATCCGCCGTCGGCCTCTCCGGTGGCGACGGACACGTCTTCCGCGCACGCAAGAAAAAGACCAACCCCGACCTCGGCTTCGTAGGCGAGATCGCCGCCATGGACCCCAAGTGGCTCGAGGCCATCTGGGCCATGGGCGCAGTCCCCGTCATCTCCTCCATCGCCCTTGGTTTCGACGGTGAGTACTACAACATCAACGCCGACGAGATGGCCGCAGCTTGCGCCATCGGCACCAAAGCCGACACCCTCGTCTTCCTCACCGACGTCCCCGGCGTCAAAGGCGCAGACGGCAACGTCATGCGCTGGCTCACCCTCGCACAGATTCCCGCCATGGAGCAGGCGCAGGTCGTCTCAGGCGGTATGCTCCCCAAACTGAACGCCTGCCGCGACGCACTCACTCACGGCGTCAAGCGCGTACGCATTCTTCCCGCAGAAGCAGCATCTCTACTACCTGACCTCGTCTCCACACGGGTCAACGACGGAACGGAGGTCATGGTCGCATGA
- a CDS encoding glutamate synthase-related protein → MERSLAASLNPTRRDAGVSSSVSPSLVDERFDHDSCGVGFVASVEALPSHVILEQALTALGRLAHRGATAADGKSSDGVGVMTAVPRSLLVKAANLSTDNKIGDKQLLGVGMLLIPVAETRAEEVLGRCLLSHDFEILCWRDVPVRTEFLGETALETMPKIRQVLIVDGVDAEPETMERRLYLARKQFERAHEQGDVTGYVCSLSSQTIVYKAMCTGVFLRDFYPDLDSEDYVTPFAVFHQRYATNTLPTWHRAQPGRKLGHNGEINTVWGNRARMDARDSTLPVECKPVLTKDGTDSTSLDEAVELLSQNGRTLAEAVRMLLPPATDGHHESSFLRYHTDCAEPWDGPAALAFSDGRVVGAALDRNGLRPCRFAITSAGLVVAGSEAGLVDLDPEEVTHSGRLGPGQMLLVDLEKHKVYEDEELLELFDVGATYAKLVEDSPLIAAEAPVVDLAALAAVQRGFGYTREDVKMILQPMALEGKDAVYSMGDDTPLAFLARSPRPIYAYFRQRFAQVTNPPIDSLRESCVVSLHTRLGPWPHMLDKNAPLPGVSLPSPFLTLGQVEALRKGEYPHREELKLAELQAVFGAEKTLTQGIDELCMQAIKLVREGARILLLSDRSASAERLPIPMAMATGAVHHALVDAGLRTLAGLAVEAGDCRDIHHAAVLIGYGAGAVCPWLALETGRSLAPAGTDAADAERKMMKSLDAGLAKVMSKMGISVVDSYRGAHLFDILGLHSSVVARCFFGTPAPLSGVGFAEVERQLRQTWTPGESVAAASAELPDYGWVRFRKADVSEPHAWQPPTVKALQSVVGSARNVPQPTDPAGAFAIYTRDVIARDPAVLRDLLEIRPAGPELALSDVETPASLCKRFVASAMSLGSLSPEAHQTITAAMNMLGGRSNTGEGGEDSAVYRVHPEGAERVDAGGGMSLAARSGGGAAVAEAAVEAPAVHVSLNNKIKQIASGRFGVTAEYLVHAEEIEIKVAQGAKPGEGGQLPGHKVSGLIARLRHAQPGVALISPPPHHDIYSIEDLAQLIYDLKRVNPKAAIGVKLVSGCGVGTVAAGVAKAYADYIVIAGNTGGTGAAALSSIKYAGNPWELGLAEAQQVLMQNGMRGRVRLRTDGGLATARDILIAALLGADEYAFGTAVLVVLGCDMARQCHLNTCPTGIATQKPELRAKFRGKPEHVVRFFEQLSGDLQHLLARYGLPSMEAAIGRSDLLEQVRFDGNLDLQPMLAKVSDGPSRFMGVRNTQPVAGPPLDEPWVGPAMTATDAGEPFVVDSKIANSDRAVGSRLAGELALRRAQGELAADITFNLTGTAGQSFGAFTVDGMKLVLDGQANDFVGKGLSGGELVIRARGLAAKDSGKHVILGNVALYGATSGRLFAAGRAGERFAVRNSGAIAVVEGVGDHGCEYMTGGVVAILGRVGINFGAGMTGGLAWVLDADGSFVSGLRYHPEFIDAEPFDVVGAEAQESLRALIAEHVKESGSGLGQAMLADWPARAAEFIRLTPRPQA, encoded by the coding sequence ATGGAACGGTCCCTGGCAGCTAGTTTGAACCCAACTCGCCGAGATGCGGGTGTGTCTTCCTCGGTTTCGCCGTCATTAGTTGACGAGCGTTTTGACCACGACTCGTGTGGCGTGGGATTTGTGGCTTCGGTAGAGGCTTTGCCTTCGCATGTAATTCTGGAGCAGGCGCTGACGGCGCTGGGCAGGCTGGCTCATCGTGGGGCGACGGCGGCTGATGGCAAGAGCAGCGACGGAGTGGGCGTGATGACCGCGGTTCCGCGGTCGCTGCTGGTGAAGGCTGCGAACCTCTCGACCGACAACAAAATTGGCGACAAGCAGCTGCTGGGTGTGGGGATGCTGTTGATTCCGGTAGCGGAGACGCGTGCCGAGGAGGTCCTGGGACGGTGCCTGCTCTCGCATGACTTCGAGATTCTTTGTTGGCGCGATGTTCCGGTGCGGACGGAGTTCCTAGGGGAGACGGCGCTGGAGACGATGCCGAAGATTCGGCAGGTGCTGATTGTCGACGGTGTAGATGCAGAGCCGGAGACGATGGAGCGGCGGCTGTATCTGGCGCGGAAGCAGTTTGAGCGGGCGCATGAGCAGGGCGACGTTACGGGGTACGTATGCTCGCTATCGTCACAGACGATTGTTTATAAGGCGATGTGTACGGGAGTTTTCCTGCGGGATTTTTATCCGGATCTGGATTCGGAAGATTACGTTACGCCGTTCGCGGTATTTCATCAGCGCTATGCGACGAATACGCTGCCGACGTGGCATCGCGCGCAACCGGGGCGGAAGCTGGGGCACAACGGCGAGATCAATACGGTATGGGGAAACCGGGCGCGGATGGATGCTCGCGACTCGACGCTGCCGGTGGAGTGCAAGCCGGTGCTGACGAAGGATGGGACCGACTCTACGAGTCTGGACGAGGCGGTGGAGCTGCTGTCGCAGAATGGCAGGACGCTGGCTGAGGCGGTTCGTATGCTGCTGCCGCCAGCGACCGATGGGCATCATGAATCTTCTTTTTTGAGGTACCACACGGATTGCGCGGAGCCGTGGGATGGTCCGGCTGCGCTTGCGTTCAGCGATGGGCGTGTTGTGGGTGCGGCGTTGGATCGGAATGGGCTGCGGCCTTGTCGATTTGCGATTACGAGCGCGGGGCTGGTGGTTGCTGGGTCGGAGGCGGGGTTGGTGGATCTCGATCCGGAAGAGGTGACGCATAGCGGACGGCTGGGGCCGGGGCAGATGCTTCTGGTGGATCTGGAGAAGCACAAGGTTTATGAGGATGAGGAGCTGCTGGAGCTGTTCGACGTGGGAGCGACGTACGCCAAGCTGGTGGAAGATAGTCCTCTGATTGCGGCTGAGGCGCCAGTGGTGGATTTGGCAGCGCTGGCTGCGGTGCAGCGTGGGTTTGGCTATACGCGTGAAGACGTGAAGATGATTCTGCAGCCGATGGCGCTGGAGGGGAAGGACGCTGTGTATTCGATGGGGGACGATACGCCGCTGGCGTTTCTTGCCCGGTCGCCGCGTCCGATATATGCGTACTTTCGACAGAGGTTTGCGCAGGTGACCAATCCGCCGATTGATTCGCTGCGCGAGTCCTGCGTGGTGTCGCTGCATACGCGGCTTGGGCCGTGGCCTCACATGCTGGATAAAAATGCGCCGCTGCCCGGAGTTTCGCTGCCTTCTCCGTTTCTGACGCTGGGGCAGGTGGAGGCGCTGCGGAAGGGTGAGTATCCGCATCGGGAAGAGTTGAAGCTTGCGGAGTTGCAGGCGGTGTTTGGTGCGGAGAAAACGCTGACGCAGGGGATCGACGAGCTGTGCATGCAGGCGATCAAGCTGGTGCGGGAGGGGGCTCGTATTCTGCTGCTGTCTGATCGCAGTGCGAGTGCGGAGAGGCTGCCGATTCCGATGGCGATGGCTACGGGTGCGGTACATCATGCGCTGGTGGATGCGGGGTTGCGTACGCTCGCTGGGCTTGCTGTTGAGGCGGGAGACTGCAGGGATATTCATCATGCTGCGGTGCTGATTGGTTATGGCGCTGGAGCAGTCTGTCCGTGGCTTGCACTGGAGACGGGCAGGAGTCTTGCGCCTGCGGGTACTGACGCGGCGGATGCTGAGCGGAAGATGATGAAGTCGCTCGATGCCGGGCTGGCGAAGGTGATGTCGAAGATGGGGATCTCGGTGGTGGACAGCTACCGTGGGGCCCATCTGTTCGACATTCTCGGGTTGCACTCGAGTGTGGTGGCGCGATGCTTCTTTGGGACGCCGGCTCCGTTGTCCGGTGTCGGATTTGCGGAGGTGGAGCGGCAGCTGCGACAGACGTGGACTCCGGGTGAGTCTGTGGCTGCAGCTTCGGCAGAGCTGCCGGACTATGGGTGGGTGCGATTCCGGAAGGCTGATGTTTCGGAGCCGCATGCGTGGCAGCCGCCTACGGTGAAGGCGTTGCAGTCGGTGGTGGGGAGTGCGCGGAATGTTCCGCAGCCTACGGACCCCGCGGGTGCATTTGCGATCTATACGCGGGATGTAATTGCGCGTGATCCTGCGGTGTTGCGGGATCTGTTGGAGATTCGTCCGGCGGGGCCTGAGCTGGCGTTGAGTGATGTGGAGACGCCTGCGAGTCTGTGCAAGCGGTTTGTGGCTAGTGCGATGTCGCTAGGGTCTTTGAGCCCGGAGGCTCACCAGACGATTACGGCTGCGATGAATATGCTGGGCGGCCGGTCGAATACTGGCGAGGGTGGGGAGGATTCTGCGGTTTATCGGGTGCATCCTGAGGGCGCGGAGAGGGTCGATGCAGGCGGAGGGATGAGCCTTGCTGCGCGGTCGGGTGGAGGAGCGGCGGTGGCCGAGGCCGCAGTGGAAGCGCCCGCGGTGCATGTGTCGCTGAACAACAAGATCAAGCAAATTGCGTCGGGACGGTTTGGCGTGACGGCGGAGTATCTCGTGCATGCGGAGGAGATTGAGATCAAGGTGGCGCAGGGTGCGAAGCCAGGCGAGGGTGGACAGTTGCCTGGGCACAAGGTGAGCGGGCTGATTGCGCGGTTGCGTCATGCGCAGCCGGGAGTGGCGCTGATCTCGCCGCCGCCGCACCATGATATTTACTCGATCGAGGACTTGGCGCAGCTGATCTATGACTTGAAGCGCGTGAACCCGAAGGCTGCGATTGGGGTGAAGCTGGTGTCGGGTTGTGGCGTGGGTACGGTGGCTGCTGGTGTGGCGAAGGCTTATGCGGATTACATCGTGATCGCTGGGAACACTGGCGGGACTGGTGCGGCTGCGCTTTCGAGCATCAAGTATGCGGGGAATCCGTGGGAGCTGGGGCTTGCTGAGGCGCAGCAGGTGCTGATGCAGAACGGCATGCGCGGACGCGTGAGGCTGCGCACCGACGGCGGGCTGGCTACGGCGCGGGATATTTTGATTGCGGCGCTGCTGGGCGCGGATGAGTATGCGTTCGGGACGGCGGTGCTGGTGGTGCTGGGCTGCGACATGGCGCGGCAGTGTCATTTGAATACTTGTCCGACGGGGATTGCGACACAGAAGCCGGAGCTGCGGGCGAAGTTCCGTGGAAAGCCGGAGCATGTGGTGCGGTTCTTCGAGCAGCTTTCGGGGGATCTGCAGCATCTGTTAGCTCGGTATGGACTTCCTTCGATGGAGGCGGCGATTGGGCGCTCGGATCTGTTGGAGCAGGTTCGGTTCGATGGGAATCTTGATCTGCAGCCGATGTTGGCGAAGGTGTCGGATGGGCCGAGCCGGTTTATGGGCGTGCGGAATACGCAGCCGGTGGCGGGGCCACCGCTCGATGAGCCCTGGGTTGGGCCGGCGATGACGGCGACGGATGCTGGAGAGCCTTTTGTTGTGGACTCGAAGATTGCTAACTCTGATCGTGCGGTGGGTTCTCGGTTGGCGGGAGAGCTGGCGCTGCGTCGAGCGCAGGGAGAGCTTGCGGCGGATATTACGTTCAACCTGACGGGAACGGCTGGACAGTCGTTTGGCGCGTTCACGGTGGATGGGATGAAGCTGGTACTCGATGGACAGGCGAACGATTTCGTCGGGAAGGGCCTGTCGGGTGGCGAGCTCGTGATTCGAGCGCGTGGTCTGGCGGCGAAGGACAGCGGGAAGCATGTGATTCTTGGCAACGTCGCTCTCTATGGCGCGAC